The Romeriopsis navalis LEGE 11480 genomic sequence AGAGCTGGTAGCCTGCCTGTTAGTGATTGAACTGGCACGCGCACGCGATCTGCTCGCGACACTGGGGCTTGAATGTCAAATTCAACCCATGCAAATTTAAGACCGATGTACTGGTGCAAGAAGTGAGCTTACAGAAATGGCACGCAAAAAGACAATGAAAGCCTTGACGAGTGACGCCTTGCTCGATCGGGTGAAAGCCTTGGGCAAGGTGAGTAAGGAAGCGAAGGCACGGGACTGTGGCTACGTAACGACGACAAAAACGGGTCAGTCGCGAGTCAACATCATGAAATTTCAGAATGCATTACTTGATGCGATGGGGATGGAATTGGATGGGCGTGGCAGTGGCGAGGGCCGGATGGGTCGTAAGCCAAGCTATCGGATTCGGGTGCAGTCGAATGGCAATCTGTTGGTTGGTACGGCCTATACCAGTCAGATGGAGCTACAGCCGGGTGATGAGTTTGAGATTATTATAGGTCGGAAGCATATTAAGCTGGTGCCGATTGTGGCTGAAGCTGATGTTTGAGTTGAGCTGGACTGTTTAACTGGACTTTCCCATGACCATGTCCCCCTTGGCGCACTTTCTCCCGTAACAACCAAACACTACAAGCCATCCCAGGACTTTTCTGCATCACTCAGGGTATTGATCACAATTTGTTGAGGATTAGGTATTGGCGAGGTCGGAGAGGAGTTCGGTTTCGGTGAGGTCGATCATGGGGATGCGGTAATCGGCGAGTTTGAGCAGGAAGGTAACGCGATCTACACCGATAAGGTCGGCGGCCATGCCAGAGGAGAGGCGTTTCATTTCGAAGAGTTTGATGGCCATGGCCCATTTGGCTTCTTGTTCGAATTGAGCTTGACTGCTGCCGATGACATCGAGGAGGCTTTCGGGATAGCTGATAGTGAGTTGGTACATGGTGTGTGTTTGGGGTTGGGTTGTTAGGTTGATTGTATCGGGTGGCTTATCCGCTTAGAGGAAGTCGAGTTGTTCAGTCGATAGCGGTCGGAAATTCGACAAGATTCGATGGTTGGCGACTCATGGACGTGGATACTCCCGCACAATGAAAATAGGCT encodes the following:
- a CDS encoding AbrB family transcriptional regulator, yielding MARKKTMKALTSDALLDRVKALGKVSKEAKARDCGYVTTTKTGQSRVNIMKFQNALLDAMGMELDGRGSGEGRMGRKPSYRIRVQSNGNLLVGTAYTSQMELQPGDEFEIIIGRKHIKLVPIVAEADV
- a CDS encoding UPF0175 family protein yields the protein MYQLTISYPESLLDVIGSSQAQFEQEAKWAMAIKLFEMKRLSSGMAADLIGVDRVTFLLKLADYRIPMIDLTETELLSDLANT